DNA sequence from the Antedon mediterranea chromosome 7, ecAntMedi1.1, whole genome shotgun sequence genome:
ctaaggtccagggttcaatcctgacctagtgccagtgTTTTAACTCACAACtatttcaactccactccctaagcctcaaattaGACTTAGTTTAtgagcatgataaattattaaatagtttatccatcctgtaataaACCAGTAGACCTATCTACCCGAATTGTAGTGGAACTGTAGCTTgatggttaacatgcttgccttccaatcccaaggttcaatcctgacctagtgccagggttttAACTTACAAcactttcaactccactccctaaacCACAAATGGTTTATTCATCCTGTAcgttatgaatttatttatttctttattctgatataaaatcaataggataaaaacacaaaaaagtaccgagacggcaaacttatttccattgtggtcctgtaattggcaagttaaaaaaaaaaaaaaaacagaatgatGTACTAGGTCCTAGGTAATCTCAAATTCAAAGATccctatatatattatatcttcAGGTCACTTGTACAATTTTCCAATAACTATAAACTCTGGTTCTTGCTCTACAATCACATGACCCATGTCAGAGCTCTCATAGTCTCTACTATTCTCCCAATTACAAACAAGACAAAGATACTGTAAGTTATGATTTCGATCTACTATTTTTTAGAGATCAAGCCCAGCAGAGAGAGTCTGAAGACCCAGACAATGACCCCAGAAAGTTAAAACCTGGAGAGATTGACCCCAATCCAGAAACAAAACCTGCTAGACCTGATCCTATAGACATGGATGAAGATGGTAAGAGCAATTCCTGTGGTTGTGATAAGTAGATTCAAATAGCATATTCATTGATTGAGTTTATTAATAATAGCGATATGCAGTACAATACTTTTCAACttcaatttatttgtaaaatgaattgagataataaagttcaattttaaaatatgaagaaATAATAGTGATTACAAAGaaaatgtacatactgtatgtaataACGGTCTAATTTTTGTAGACCTTccagtttattttttatttacagtattctGCAAGGCCTCTATAATACCCCTTTCCACTCCGCAGTATCTACAGGGTTTGCTtttgtgaaaggggtataacaTAATACTTAACTAATATCATTCAGTTTATTTTTATCCATCTTATGTGGTCTCCTTCAAAAGAGTTTACTAACTTAGAATCTAACAAAGTAAGTTTTGATTTTCATACAATTTtaccttaatttttttttagaattggAAATGCTTTCTGAAGCCAGAGCTCGTCTTGCCAACACGCAAGGAAAGAAAGCTAAACGAAAAGCACGAGAGAAACAACTTGAGGAGGCTCGACGGTTAGCAGCGTTACAAAAGCGACGAGAACTTAGAGCAGCTGGAATCGATGTTAAAAAGAAAAGACGCAAGAAGAGGGGGGTAGATTACAATGCGGAAATTCCGTTTGAAAAGAAACCGGCACCAGGATTTTATGATGTCTCGGAGGAAAACGTTGCGGCCTTAAATCCAAATTTTAAAAGGTTGAGGCAACAAGACATGGATGAATCAAGAAGAGATGATGATGAACAGGTGCAGTAAAATATGATCAATTGGGTTGGGGTGGCCCTCATGGTTTTCTTGCCTGGGGCTGTgcacatataaaataaaatttcaaaaaatggttagagttactatatcataattgacatgcacagaaACATATAGGGTGGTCTGAACATGTTACCTtgcacattttaaaatgtagataGATAGATGTGTAATACCATCCAATATGGATGTCATTGATTTTGAATTCTTTTAACTAAGGTGGCCGTCATGGTTGTCTTGACTGGGTCTGTgcacatataaaataaaaatttgaaaaatggtTAGGGTTACTACATCATAACTGACATGCGCAGAAACATATAGTGTGGACTGTTACCTcagtacatattttaaaatgtagataTTTTGCCCATTAAAAAAAGTActacaaatacaattttaataatatgtcaatattattatattattattatatacaatatcaaatccaaaagaatttattttgtgtttttgttttatagaaagaaagaaggaaagataaaatgaaactaaagagaaagaaagaaaacgATATGGCAGCAGCCATTGCAGCAACAAATAAGTAAGTTGAGTTTTTGTCTGGTCCCCCTTTCTGCCACCAGACTACATGCCCAAAGACCACAATAGCAGTGAACAAATATAGGCAATATAAAAATGGTGTGCAGTAAAGGACTATTGTTTTTGCTAATTAGATATTATTTAAAGGATAATGTGTTTAAGAGTTTCGGCTCGTTGCATAACCCATTTTGTTTCAAATACCATGTTTTCCGTTCATTATGATGATTTAGTCcgcaaattattattatattattattattgtgattGGTTTATTAAGACTGTTTACATGGTTTTTTTTGACAGAATGGTAGAACCTGTCAAGAAACGAAGTAAGTTAGTGTTACCATCGCCTCAAATAACAGACCAGGAATTGGAAGAAGTAAGATTAGTTTGTGCttaaatttaaactttattatgaTGGTATTTAAACGTTGACAAACATCAACAAGCATGTCTTATTTCTGGCTAATCTGAACAGGGGCTGAGAGATACTAGGTTTGTTGACAATGAAGATGgccaaattatatttatggctAGTCTGAACAGGGGCTGAGAAATACTAGTTGTGAGGATGgccaaattatatttatggctAGTCTGAACAGGGGCTGGGAGATACTAGTTGTTGTGAGGATGGCCAAACAGCAGGAGCCATAAATCAATGAGTCTATTTAGCTCTTATAAATCATCATGCTGAGCCAATAAGAGCCTGTTCGGACTTTAAAATTTACACATGTAATGGTCGTGTGTGGTGTATGAAATATGACCTTGCTGGGTAAATTTTTTCAGTTTAAATGTGTGAATTGTTTGTAGTCCGATTTATTGAGTCCAAACACAGCCTATGTTACTATTTATATATGTTAAAGGtctaataacaattatttgaaaatgcaaacaaaataaacattcgttacaataatttgtaatataaaaaGTCAACGTTTACTTATGTAGATTTATAAAAAGTATAAGTAATTGGCTTTTCTTTACAGGTTGTCAAGTTAGGTCAAGCAAGCGAAGCAGCTAGACAGCTAGCAGAGGAAGGAGGAGGTGCTTCTAAGACCTTGCTATCAGATTATTCTATGACTCCTGGGCCTGGGAACTTAAGAACACCAAAGACTCCAGCTCAGCATGACAATGTGCTTCAGGTAAGTAAATGCTTAGATTGCaaactataataaaattaagaaaCTTCTCCAATGTTTAGTTTTGTTGCAATGTCAAATCAGCCATACCAGTTTAAAGCCTTGTTTAAGTCaaaatccaaaaaaaaaacacaaataaacatAGCATttgtttaatcattttaataatcttACTTCTTAAagtgtttttactttttatcaCAAACAAGATAATAGATTAAACTTATATACTAAACATGtggtaaaataattttatttcaattgaatTTATAGACTAGGCTTTCataacatacatggtcaaagcTTAATGATGATTTTTAAAAGCTATTTACATCGTAGGCACTCAACTCTTTCAATTCCACTTGTGATCTGACCCTAATTTATGCAATGCGAAACATATGTCAAACCTAAAGAGTTTTTAAACATTGTTATACTATTATAAATTgctatttatactattataaattgctatttatactattataatttGCTATTTCAATTTATCtccacaatataataaaatacatacataaatGCAATGAAGTGATTATGTGGGAGTTTGACCCACCCCAAgatataacattatatatacaaaaaagaaaaaaaaatatttatactattataatttgctatttatactattataatttgctatttatactattataatttgctatttatactattataatttgctatttatactattataaattgctatttatactattataacttgctatttatactattataacttgctatttatactattataaattgctatttatactattataaattgctatttatactattataatttgctatttatactattataatttgctatttatactattattatttgctatttatactattataatttgctatttatactattataatttGCTATTTATACTACTATAAATTGCTATTTatactataaataattatataaatttatactggaaataagtttgacctttggttacttttttgtgaaaccctgaattcattctttgtattttttttttatgttgtgttattttatgaattcgaataaagaaatgaaaatgaaataaaattataatttgctATTTATACTAACTGTATTAATTCttatactattaattaatattttaaagtttttatttttattacaggaAGCACAAAATATTTTAGCTTTGCAAAATGTTGACACTCCTTTAAAAGGAGGTATCAATACGCCATTACATGAGAGTGATTTTAGGGGTGTGACTCCACAACGTAGTGCAACGCAAACCCCCAACACCGCCTTTACGACGCCATTCCGAACACCATCACATGGCCCTGAAGgtaatgatatttatttttccaAAAGTGTTATTATTGTGATTTCTTTATAGTCAAATCAAACTGTAGAAGTACAATTTGCACAGACTCTTCTCTACCATGGTTCTGGTAGAACAagtttttttcagaaaatgacTTAACTGGAAGTCCAGTATACACATTTGGCTCacatgcactttaaagaactcaAAAGATCAGTACACCCCAGAAtaagaatattttattaatttgttatcaACTTTGAATTTCAAAAATGAAATTCAAGCTCTGTCAAAgtgattttttaataattatatatttttacattgtttgACCCAAAGTTTGCTACAGCTACCCTTCTTGGTTGGTTAGAGATTATAGCAATTCCAAGAGGAGTGTTTAACCCACCATCATCTATTCTTTTTATAAAAACcccatttttatcaaataactGAAGTTTGTGATTACTTGATACCAGTATGTTTTCCTTAGAATCAATTATGACATAATGAGGACTTTCAACAACGCAACCTGCACCCACAAGATTTCTCATAAACTCATCATTTGCATCAAACATTTGTATTCTGTTATTTCCACGGTCTGCAACAATTATGTTTCCCTCTTTTGTTAGTGCAACACCATATGGTTGATTCATATATCCACCGTTGCTACCGTATGACCCAATTTGACCAAGAAGTTTACCATTatcaacattaaatttaaacacacaATGATTTTCACTATCTGCAACATACATGATTCTAGTTTCCTTATTGACTGTCAGCCCACATGGATGTTTAAATGTACCTTCACCAAATGTACAAATTTTCTTCAGTTTGTCATCACACATTACAACAGTTTTTTCAAATGTGTCCCCATGAAGAATTTTGCCATCGTCCATTTGGTGCATATATGCAACATTTACACGGTGTTCTAATGATATTCTACCAATAAAAGAGTATTCTTTGTTAAACTTTAGTAAATCTTTACTGTAACTTGATATTAATATACACCCGTCTTCTTGTACTAACACATCTTTTACTTCTTTATGGTTGTTGTGTACTTTAAGCTGTCCAATGTTATCAATGGTATGTACAAGCACTGGTGCTTTCACCTTGATTTTCACTGGTGATCCTTCGATTTCTTTTGCTCTACAGGTGATGTTCATCTTCCATTTTCCTTCTTTATTGGGTCTTCCTGTTATTTTGTACTCTCCACTTCCCTGGTGTGTCACTTGATTGTCTGATTCTTCACCTGATTCATTAAATAAAGTTGCAGCCAATAGTGATGTCTCACTTCCTTCTGCACTTGAAACTTTCACTTCAAATGTCTGTCCCTTTATGACTGTAATACGTCTGTCACCTTTAGCAACCTCATACAAACATTCACCAATTTTACCAATTCCTTCTAAATTGATCACATCCAAGTTTTTAGATGGAATGAAACTTGGGGTCACAATCCCCTTGAATATTGATTCATCAAAGTTTGGTTTTAAAACCTCATCTTTAACAACATTGACTTTTGCCTCGTGAGATTTAAATGTATCTCTTTCTTCTGGTTTGTTCAtcattgtattaattaatgatgaCATCCTATTAACTTTCATCAACTTTGAGTCCATTCTGTTAACTCGATCGTCAACCACCTCTCTATTTTCTTTGTAAATCTGTTCAAGGTCTGTCAACAGAGCTCTGCTGTTCTCATGAACCTTTTTGATAATGTTTTCTTCTTGTAATTTAATCGCTGTTTTGGATAATGTTAATTCAGATTCCATGTCTGATCTTTCTTTAGTGATTGTATTGCATGTTTCTTCtagtttttctttaatttctttgGCACTTTTCATAACATCTGTAACATTTTGATTAAACTCATCTACAGCCGTCTTGAATAGAATCACATTATGTTCATTTTGATAACAACGAAGAACATATTCACATTTCTTGCATCCACTTTTAGAACAAGTTCTACAATAAAATTCAAGCATGCAGGTTCCatgaaatttacatttatttggCAAATCATCTTTATCCAATGTGTACAATGAATGGTTTTTCGTTGAAGGAATTATTTCATGTAGCTTGATGCATTGTCCACATAGATATAGCTGACATTCAGAGCAGTAGTATTCAGGTTGGTTATCATCAGAGCTTAAACATTTTGatggtttttctttttcaatcttTTTAACATACTCAAGTTGATAACTTAACATTTCATTGGTAGTAAGATCTTTAAAATCAAATTGGTTTAGGTCATCATACATCTTACAGCATTTTGGACATTTTATTTTGCCGCTTGTTTCAAGCAAACTCTGTAGGCAATGAAGACAGTAACTATGGAGACACTCAAGTGTCTTTGGTTCTGTCAGTCTTTCTAGACAGATTGCACATTCAAGATCATTTTTCtctaatttaaattgaaatgcTTTTTGTCCCAACATCTgttaaaattgaaagaaaaaatcgtattttactttagatttaactttacttaattaatattatcGTGGAGAATTTCTCCATGgcatatttacaaaaaaaagttttcaaACCTGGTTTACAGAACTTTCTCTACTATAAAagaatcatttaaaaaataactgttttataaaaactttaatattgaaatatattaatgtttaaCAAAATTGATGGTTAAAATTACGTACAAAGTGTGTGTTTGTGCATTACTGTATCATAAATGAAATGGGAAGGAAGTTACTAACTTGAATTGTTTACTTTGGGATTTTACAAGACAATTGAGCTTTTTATTGGTTGATAATTGTGTATGTCATTGTCACACTAGATATTAGGAAATGCAGTTTGTATCATTCTTGTGTTATTCCTACGCATTGCAACCTTCAAACAACACCCACACTAATGTTTTAAGCTATttacaaaaactttttttttaaatgtactaAAACTTGTCAATTTGGTTTCCTAAGTACAGTACTAGATAAGTGGAGGATGCAGCTTTGATATTTCTATGCATGAGAACATCAATCaatcatcgacatttttattccataattaaaataagaacatatacagtacaacattGATACAACATATCTCCCTGCAACATCCAAGCTGTTTTCAGTATTAACAAAGTAAAAGGAAATtgttaaatacaaatttttatttaaagtggtTGCTTTTTTAGTGTTATTACTCATAATTACATTTCTGTATTGTGCTCATTTTTCTTGAATATCCAAATGCCATAAGTGGGGGATTTTTTGTAGTCTAAAGTCTAGTTTGTATTTGTATCAGACAACAAGTGTCCAGGCCACCAAGTTGATTCGTTACTTTCAATGTGAAATACATAATTAGAACCACCTGCTGATTATTTGTACACtataatattcaacaacaaaacacatacaattacatttttattagtCTGCCAGTGTCTACTGAATAACACATTTTTCCCATATACAATTACTGTATGCCTTTTTCTaattcaataatttaaattcaGATTCTATGTTCTGATCTTTTTTAGGTCTGCTGTGACATGTTTCAGTTTGTCAATATGTTTAACaactttttttgaaaattttcttacatttcttttattttaatatgatcATTTTTCTTTTACCGTAGTAGTTTTAATTCTGTGCGATAAAAAAGTAGTTATTTGTATTACATAGATTCAGCGGGATTGTCCCGTTTTTTTATGCTCTGGCCCGCTGTCCCGCCTAACCCTTGAATTGTCCCGCCCAACCCTTGAATTGTCCCgctttcaaaatattttatgatgaaaaaaaaataatgaaataatattttgaaaactacCAAGATTGAATGTTGATACGCCGAATTATTAGGTGAATCGGTGAATTTTATATGAACTGAAGTACAGACTACACGACGATTGGATTACGATTGTTACTACTAACGAAAGTAGGCCCAGCCTAGGTTCCTTATCATCTATCAATCATCTGCGGTTAAAACTCACTTGACTTTCATGCGTTGGTGGCCGGCCTCACGTGACTTCTAGCCAGAGAGCAGGGAACCCAGCAGACAGATGGATGCGGTCGTACGTTGAATTGTTTACAGTCATCCGATTAGCGAAGCCAGCGcaattaaattttgtaaattgAACAATGTCTGCAATCGTACTAAAATTACTTTTCagttaaaaacaagtttaggcctataatttggGCTTTcttgtgaaaacatttttcacCTCAAAGAAACTTGCTATACCTCCCTGGCTAGACGGCATTACGACAATATTTTGTACCGAAATTCAATTAAACGGGGCATTGAAGATCGTCAAAATCCACTCAATATGGCCATTTTCAACCGGGAAAAGTAGATTGGATCGTACAAGGGACCCACTCTGACCAGGGAGGTAGCAATGTCATATTCGGTTGGGACTTTTACCATTGAGTATATATAGTTTTTCCGTTGATTTAACCTTCCGGCCCTTATTTAACGGCGTATTTTGAGTGTTGAGATAGTTAACGAAAAATCTTGGTTGTTAAAATATGCATTATGTGTGTCAAATTAATGACGTACGATCGTTTTTTCCATGGCTGGAAACGGACGTCGTCTTATTTACTAAACTAATATACAGTAAACGTTCTGAAAGGCTACCTGCACGTGTTTGAGCTGCGTATCGTCGCGGTTGTCTGACGGTGtactttgtacgaatcgttcgtggcCTAGCTCGTAAAACCTTTCCTGCATGGCTACGGGCCTAATTACGAGAGTCATAATAAGGACTTCCATGTGACAATAGAAGAATATTAATCAGGCAGAGTCCGTGATGGTGACATTTTAGGAGGATATTATAAGTATGCGGATTTGTCTGGAGAAATTTCTACACAGAACGAACGCGAAAACCCACCCACAAAATAAAAAGGAAGTATGAAATATcaaaaaagtttattttcttCAGCAAAACTTTACTTtaatcattttaacattttaaaaactatataatTAACTAAAATGCTCAGTAAAACATAATTAACACAcgcaaaaaaaaaccaattataCATGATgaataacaatacaaaaaccCATTCTGGCAGATTGTCAAAAAGCAATAAAAATATCGCTATAAACAGACTCTCCTAATGTAGTACAACATAATTAAGTATAATCCGGTTAACATTACACCTTCAAAAGTCTATGATATATATGCTCAATAAGGATTTTCTAAATCTAAATACAGTGTACTATTAAACTACTAATTGGAGCActtttagtggatatgtgcACTACGGTACAgaatatacattttttcaatgtATTAGTTATTTACAAGTACTGATGAATAAgttttaatcttttatttattttccaaagACAAAGTTTGAGGATTGTTGTTACTAGATTATCAGCAGGGTAAGTCCAGCCATGTTCTGATTTGTTGAGATTGAAACCAACTGACGGTTGTACCAAACACTACACTCATTTTATACTGACAGATTTATTCTTGAAACAATTTTTGATATTTGATATCATTTACTGtgcagtacagtatttattcaTTAGCAAATTATGTTAGTTTGTAAACAGTTgttttttattagtattattgcTGTATTACAGTATagattgttaattaataattatatatttttacattgtttgtCCCCCAGTTTGCTACAGCTACCCTTCTTGGTTGGTTAGAGATTATTGTAATTCCAAGGGGATTGTCTAACCCACCATCATCGATTCGTTTGATGAAAACcccatttttatcaaataactGTAGTTTGTGATTACTCGATACTAAGATGTTTTCATCGGAGTCTATGGCTACATAATGAGGACTAACAACATGACCATCTTTCTTACCACTGTCTACAAGAATTCTCATAAACTTATCATTTGCATCAAACATTTGTATTCTGTTATTTCCACAGTCTGCTACAATCAGATTTCCTTCTTTTGTCAGTGTAACACCATATGGTCTATTCATTTGACCCTCACTACCATATGTACCTATTTCACCAAGAAGTTTACCATTATCAACATTGAATTTAAACACACAATGATTTTCACTATCGGCAACATACATGGTTCTAGTTTCCTTATTCACTGTCATAGCACATGGATTTTTTAATAATCCTTTACCAAACGCATGAATTTTCTTCAGTTTATCATCACACATTACAACAGTTTTTCCATAGGTGTCACTATGAACTATATGGCCATCGCCCATTTGATGCAAAAAAGCAACATTCACACGATGATTTACTAATACCCTACCAACAAAAGAGTAGTAAGCTGCGTTAAACCTTAGCAAATCTTGACTACAACTTGATATTAATATACACCCATCTTTATCTAGTAGTAcatcttttacttttttttctttattaagtACTTTAAGCTGCTTTTTATCAATGGTATGTACAAGTTGTGCATTCACCTTGATATTCACTGGTGATCCTTTTACTGGTTTCCCTCTAGCAGTTATCTTCATCTTCGATTCTCCTTCTTTAGGGCATCTTCCTGTTATTTTATACACTCCACTTCCCAGGTGTTTCACTGTGGCTGATTCTTTACCTGATTTGTCAATGTCAATTAAAGTTGCAGCCAATAGTGATGTCTCACTTCCTTCTGCACTTGAAACTTTCACTTCAAATGTCTGTCCCTTTATGACTGTAATACGTCTGTCACCTTCAGCAACCTCATACAAACATTCACCAATTTTACCAATTCCTTCTAAATTGATCACATTATCCAAGTTTTTAGATGGAATGAAACTTGGGGTCACAATCCCCTTGAATATTGATTCATCAAAGTTTGGTTTTAAAACTTCATCTTTAACAACATTGACATTTGTCTCATGAGATTTAAGTGTTTCTCTTTCTTCTGGTTTGTTCATCATTGTGTTAATTAATGGTGACATCTCATTAACTTTCATCAACTTTGAGTCCATTCTTTTAACTCGTTCATCAACCACCtccatattttttttgtaaatcttTTCAAGATCTGTGATCAGAGTTCTAGTTTTCTCCTGAACCTTTTTGATAATGTTTTGTTCTTGTGATTCAATCGCTGTCCTGCATAATTTGAATTCAGATTCCATGTCTGATTTTTCTCTAGTGATTGTATCTCGTGTTCCTTtaagtttttcttttatttcttcagcACATTTCTTAACTTTTTTAGCATTTTGATTAAACTCATCTACAGCAGTCTTGAATGGAATCACATTATGGCTATTTTGATAACAACAAAGAACATGTTCACATTTCTTACATCCACTTTTAGAGCAACTTCTGCAAAAAAATTCAAGCATGCAACCTCCatgaattttacatttattcGGCAGATTATTTTTATCCAAAGTGTACAATGAATGGTCTTTCAACAAACTGATGATTTTATGCTGCTGGATGCATTGTCCACATTGATAAATTTGACATTCAGGGCAGTAGTATTCAGGTTGGTTATCACAGCTTGAGCATTCTGATGGTT
Encoded proteins:
- the LOC140054786 gene encoding uncharacterized protein, with protein sequence MSGQKVFQFLDKKDLECAICLERFTEPKTLECLHSYCLHCLQSLIKTSGNVKCPKCCTQYDDISQQDLNNFTINEMLSNQVKNVEKIESGKPSECSSCDNQPEYYCPECQIYQCGQCIQQHKIISLLKDHSLYTLDKNNLPNKCKIHGGCMLEFFCRSCSKSGCKKCEHVLCCYQNSHNVIPFKTAVDEFNQNAKKVKKCAEEIKEKLKGTRDTITREKSDMESEFKLCRTAIESQEQNIIKKVQEKTRTLITDLEKIYKKNMEVVDERVKRMDSKLMKVNEMSPLINTMMNKPEERETLKSHETNVNVVKDEVLKPNFDESIFKGIVTPSFIPSKNLDNVINLEGIGKIGECLYEVAEGDRRITVIKGQTFEVKVSSAEGSETSLLAATLIDIDKSGKESATVKHLGSGVYKITGRCPKEGESKMKITARGKPVKGSPVNIKVNAQLVHTIDKKQLKVLNKEKKVKDVLLDKDGCILISSCSQDLLRFNAAYYSFVGRVLVNHRVNVAFLHQMGDGHIVHSDTYGKTVVMCDDKLKKIHAFGKGLLKNPCAMTVNKETRTMYVADSENHCVFKFNVDNGKLLGEIGTYGSEGQMNRPYGVTLTKEGNLIVADCGNNRIQMFDANDKFMRILVDSGKKDGHVVSPHYVAIDSDENILVSSNHKLQLFDKNGVFIKRIDDGGLDNPLGITIISNQPRRVAVANWGTNNVKIYNYMLGQKAFQFKLEKNDLECAICLERLTEPKTLECLHSYCLHCLQSLLETSGKIKCPKCCKMYDDLNQFDFKDLTTNEMLSYQLEYVKKIEKEKPSKCLSSDDNQPEYYCSECQLYLCGQCIKLHEIIPSTKNHSLYTLDKDDLPNKCKFHGTCMLEFYCRTCSKSGCKKCEYVLRCYQNEHNVILFKTAVDEFNQNVTDVMKSAKEIKEKLEETCNTITKERSDMESELTLSKTAIKLQEENIIKKVHENSRALLTDLEQIYKENREVVDDRVNRMDSKLMKVNRMSSLINTMMNKPEERDTFKSHEAKVNVVKDEVLKPNFDESIFKGIVTPSFIPSKNLDVINLEGIGKIGECLYEVAKGDRRITVIKGQTFEVKVSSAEGSETSLLAATLFNESGEESDNQVTHQGSGEYKITGRPNKEGKWKMNITCRAKEIEGSPVKIKVKAPVLVHTIDNIGQLKVHNNHKEVKDVLVQEDGCILISSYSKDLLKFNKEYSFIGRISLEHRVNVAYMHQMDDGKILHGDTFEKTVVMCDDKLKKICTFGEGTFKHPCGLTVNKETRIMYVADSENHCVFKFNVDNGKLLGQIGSYGSNGGYMNQPYGVALTKEGNIIVADRGNNRIQMFDANDEFMRNLVGAGCVVESPHYVIIDSKENILVSSNHKLQLFDKNGVFIKRIDDGGLNTPLGIAIISNQPRRVAVANFGSNNNHGREESVQIVLLQFDLTIKKSQ